The following coding sequences are from one uncultured Desulfobacter sp. window:
- the tadA gene encoding tRNA adenosine(34) deaminase TadA: MDDEYYMMLALDEAKKAETHDEVPVGAIVVDPGGTVIGQGYNCPISENDPTSHAEIKAIRSACRFMNNYRLPNTTLYVTIEPCIMCMGAIIHARIRRIVFGAQDPKWGAAASLYQMGSDSRLNHHPEITQGICEKQTRRIIKSFFEAKRRNRDKHSCCGNPVG; the protein is encoded by the coding sequence ATGGATGATGAATATTACATGATGCTTGCCTTGGACGAGGCAAAAAAAGCCGAAACACATGACGAGGTTCCCGTTGGGGCCATTGTGGTGGACCCGGGCGGAACGGTAATCGGACAGGGATATAATTGTCCGATATCGGAAAACGATCCCACAAGCCATGCTGAAATCAAGGCCATTCGCTCGGCCTGCAGATTCATGAATAATTATCGCCTGCCCAATACAACACTTTATGTAACCATAGAACCATGCATTATGTGCATGGGGGCCATCATCCATGCCAGAATCCGGCGCATCGTTTTCGGTGCCCAGGATCCCAAATGGGGGGCTGCGGCCTCCCTTTACCAGATGGGATCGGATTCACGATTAAACCACCACCCTGAAATTACTCAGGGCATATGTGAAAAACAGACAAGACGGATTATTAAAAGCTTTTTTGAGGCAAAAAGGAGAAACCGTGACAAACACAGTTGTTGTGGGAACCCAGTGGGGTGA